The Pedobacter roseus genome contains a region encoding:
- a CDS encoding DUF5686 and carboxypeptidase-like regulatory domain-containing protein has translation MKPIYSFFLFPLLVFMVQVNAFAQRTVVSGTVRDAVTKETLPNVSVFFKDTQIGTQTDVNGKYTIVSPNPQSELSFNYVGYRTVFKNIMPSATQEFDVALVPDARALDEVIIVGGKKVRYRNKDNPAVELIRQVIAHKDENRIKSYNTASFRQYEKMLFSLSNVSDKFKNKRMFRNYQFLFQEQDSTLIGGKNLLPIYIQEKLADNYLSKNPEKNKTIVIGEKQVQFDSRYIDNKGLKTYFDRMYQDIDIYKNNISVISNEFLSPIADGAPSFYKFFITDTIKTQKPEIIELSFTPRNTGDMLFEGKIYVTNDSHYAVTGASFGVNKNINLNFVRALKIDLDFEANDKGKYSLSKSNLLADFGIGKTKGIGFTGERTVTFKNYQFDTALPDTIFQGKSTVVLADAGKRNDQFWDKNRLDTISKNQLKIYGNIDTLQNLPSFKRTMKIVTLLFAGYQNLGPYEIGPVNTFYSFNNVEGLRLRVGGRTTPELSKRYYFENYLAYGIKDEKWKFFLSGTYSLNNKSIYEFPQNYIRASFQRDTKIPGQELQFVQEDNFLLSFKRGVNDMLLYNDFYRVDYVKEFENHFSYNLGFKKWSQTPAGGLSYVNENNQFVNRLTTSEVSLQLRYAPNEKFYQGKIYRVPIADRYPVFNLRYTAGLKGVLGGEYNYHNLLGSIDKRFYLSQLGYSDVTLEGSYIAGKVPFPLLDIHRANQTYAYQLNSYNLMNFLEFVSDHYVSINIDHNFNGFFFNKVPLLKRLKLREVVSFKALYGGLRNENNPNFQSGLYQLPVYENGAQRTYALGNKPYMEGSVGVGNIFKLLRVDLVRRFNYLNNPEVSEWGIRARVKFDF, from the coding sequence ATGAAACCTATCTATTCGTTTTTTTTATTTCCGTTACTCGTTTTCATGGTGCAGGTAAACGCTTTTGCCCAAAGAACTGTGGTTTCCGGAACCGTGCGCGATGCCGTAACCAAAGAAACACTGCCCAATGTCTCCGTTTTTTTTAAGGATACTCAAATTGGTACACAGACCGACGTAAACGGGAAATATACAATCGTTTCGCCTAACCCTCAGAGCGAACTCAGTTTCAATTACGTGGGTTACCGAACTGTTTTTAAAAATATTATGCCTTCTGCTACGCAGGAATTTGATGTGGCTTTAGTGCCTGATGCAAGAGCCTTAGATGAAGTGATTATTGTGGGTGGCAAAAAAGTACGGTACCGCAATAAAGATAATCCTGCGGTCGAACTCATTCGTCAGGTAATTGCCCATAAAGATGAAAATCGCATCAAGAGTTATAATACCGCATCTTTCAGGCAATATGAGAAGATGCTGTTCAGCCTGAGCAACGTTTCGGATAAATTTAAGAATAAAAGAATGTTCAGAAATTATCAGTTTTTGTTTCAGGAACAGGATTCGACTTTAATCGGTGGAAAAAACCTGTTGCCAATCTACATTCAGGAGAAACTGGCCGATAATTACCTCAGTAAAAACCCAGAAAAGAATAAAACCATTGTAATTGGCGAAAAACAGGTTCAATTTGATAGCCGTTACATCGATAATAAAGGATTGAAGACTTATTTCGACCGGATGTACCAGGATATAGATATCTATAAAAACAACATCTCGGTCATCAGTAACGAGTTTTTGAGTCCTATTGCCGATGGTGCACCTTCTTTTTATAAGTTTTTCATCACCGATACCATTAAAACACAGAAACCTGAAATTATAGAACTGTCTTTTACGCCTCGCAATACCGGTGATATGCTTTTCGAGGGGAAAATTTATGTCACCAACGATAGTCATTACGCCGTTACCGGTGCTTCATTTGGTGTAAACAAGAACATCAACCTTAATTTTGTACGTGCACTTAAAATCGATCTTGATTTTGAAGCCAACGATAAAGGTAAATACAGCTTAAGCAAAAGTAATTTACTGGCCGATTTCGGTATCGGTAAAACCAAAGGTATTGGTTTTACCGGCGAACGTACGGTTACTTTTAAAAATTACCAGTTCGATACGGCTTTACCCGATACTATTTTTCAGGGAAAAAGTACCGTGGTACTGGCCGATGCTGGGAAAAGAAACGACCAGTTCTGGGACAAAAACAGGCTCGATACCATCTCCAAAAACCAGCTGAAAATTTACGGTAATATTGATACGCTGCAAAATCTGCCTTCCTTTAAACGCACGATGAAAATCGTAACCCTTTTATTTGCAGGTTATCAGAATCTGGGCCCTTATGAAATCGGCCCGGTAAATACTTTTTACAGTTTTAACAATGTGGAAGGTTTAAGGCTGCGGGTGGGAGGAAGAACCACGCCAGAGCTGAGCAAACGCTATTATTTCGAAAATTACCTGGCTTATGGCATTAAAGATGAGAAATGGAAATTTTTCCTTTCCGGTACCTATTCGCTGAACAATAAATCAATTTACGAATTCCCTCAGAATTATATCCGGGCCAGTTTTCAGCGCGATACCAAAATCCCCGGACAAGAACTCCAGTTTGTGCAGGAAGATAACTTTTTACTATCCTTTAAAAGAGGCGTAAACGATATGTTGCTTTACAACGATTTTTACCGTGTGGATTATGTAAAAGAGTTCGAAAACCATTTTTCTTACAACCTGGGTTTTAAAAAATGGAGCCAGACTCCCGCCGGCGGATTGAGCTACGTAAATGAAAATAATCAGTTTGTAAATCGCTTAACTACCAGCGAAGTTTCGCTTCAGTTAAGGTACGCCCCGAATGAGAAATTTTACCAGGGAAAAATATATCGTGTGCCTATTGCCGATCGTTATCCGGTATTTAATTTACGTTATACCGCCGGTTTAAAAGGTGTTTTGGGTGGCGAATATAATTACCATAACTTATTGGGAAGCATTGATAAGCGTTTTTATTTATCACAGTTGGGATATAGCGACGTAACTTTAGAGGGCAGTTATATTGCCGGAAAAGTGCCTTTCCCTTTATTGGATATACACCGTGCCAACCAAACTTATGCCTATCAGCTTAACTCATATAACCTGATGAATTTCCTTGAGTTTGTGAGCGATCATTATGTGAGCATCAATATCGACCATAATTTTAACGGCTTCTTTTTTAACAAAGTGCCTTTGCTCAAACGTTTGAAATTAAGGGAAGTGGTATCATTTAAAGCATTATATGGCGGTTTGAGAAATGAGAATAATCCAAATTTCCAATCTGGTTTATATCAATTGCCGGTTTATGAAAATGGTGCACAAAGAACTTATGCATTGGGCAACAAGCCCTATATGGAAGGCAGTGTTGGGGTAGGTAATATCTTTAAACTATTAAGGGTCGATCTGGTAAGACGTTTCAATTACCTCAACAATCCTGAGGTTTCGGAATGGGGAATAAGGGCAAGGGTAAAATTTGATTTTTAA
- a CDS encoding GtrA family protein: protein MLTFLKAQASSLMASATDFGITIIAVNFFGLWYLAASIIGTISGGVVNFFVNRKWVFQSESKEVKWQVFRYILVWAGNLAIVTAGVYVFTHFFNLNYVLAKVVSSVLTGISYNYIMQRQFIFTS from the coding sequence ATGCTTACCTTCCTTAAAGCACAGGCATCATCCTTAATGGCTTCGGCAACCGATTTTGGTATCACCATCATTGCTGTGAACTTTTTTGGATTATGGTACCTGGCAGCAAGCATTATCGGGACCATTTCAGGAGGAGTTGTTAATTTTTTTGTCAACCGTAAATGGGTCTTCCAAAGCGAGTCGAAGGAGGTAAAGTGGCAGGTATTCAGGTATATTTTAGTGTGGGCGGGCAACCTGGCCATCGTTACTGCCGGTGTGTATGTTTTTACCCATTTTTTTAATCTCAATTACGTACTAGCTAAAGTAGTGAGCTCGGTTTTAACCGGCATCAGCTACAATTATATCATGCAAAGGCAGTTTATTTTTACAAGTTAA